The Nerophis lumbriciformis linkage group LG05, RoL_Nlum_v2.1, whole genome shotgun sequence genome contains a region encoding:
- the pdzrn4 gene encoding PDZ domain-containing RING finger protein 4 isoform X2, translated as MGCNLCTLRKREEHYKLLYEIAQVNGRNFSKAEQDDPIVVQVLRPSRAPVAQCQEEAAACVTDVCTQTDITFEHIMALAKLRPATPPVPDICPFLLSDSCHSIHAMEHDFYECPEYLSNTPAEVGRTEEYVYEEVVLCRQNSQEKLGLTLCYRTDDEEDAAIYVEPNSLAGRDGRIINGDRILQINGCGVQDRERAVSLLSGEDAKSIVLLVTRPETQLEEDVWLDDDQQELVEELKILKEREEGRRKDEAKEERTTDTSNGQDKDSGFGCSTDSPDNQPLLARLYRRSPAQSLREQWRAQHPHTKQASVQDSKSQSREELVSIHSGGSGILGLENHFQQLLELKCQIRNGVECGVYSIRHSIECSLTERERDEDLEEGEGMEQELRVLNEELRNIELECQNIMQAHQLRQAQQMDSSCSSSPGRRLRDERKSHSRLADIHEHPEGDKIREKDSSSAYNTAESARSTPLGKERSPEHSLQRRISITNQKNLQMPSPTPSSFIPIPKPQGLANQGGQPDPCAVFSSSPDQSNPSRSESDPALPADDERCEKRGRTKDSKRNLPLASYQTTPYQGSIGTRQLQSYMQLLQQHSSLEYSQSQMSLLSVCRDPLNRIGLPGEPHLEWKVKVRNDGSRYVARRPARDRILRERALRIREERSGGMTTDDDAMSEMKMGRYWSKEERKQHLARAREQRKRREFMQKSRFECLKEACASDGRKEMNILELSHKKMMKKRNKKILDNWMTIQELMSHGARAPEGSKVHNAFLSVTTV; from the exons GTGAACGGCAGGAACTTCTCCAAGGCGGAGCAGGATGACCCCATCGTGGTCCAGGTTCTACGGCCCAGCAGAGCTCCAGTGGCCCAGTGCCAGGAGGAGGCGGCGGCGTGCGTGACGGACGTGTGCACGCAGACGGACATCACCTTCGAGCACATCATGGCGCTGGCCAAGCTCCGGCCCGCCACGCCGCCCGTCCCTGACATCTGTCCCTTCCTTTTGTCTGACAG CTGTCACTCCATCCACGCAATGGAACACGACTTTTATGAATGTCCCGAGTACCTGTCCAACACACCGGCAGAAGTGGGGAGGACTGAAGAGTATGTTTATGAG GAAGTGGTGCTGTGCAGACAGAACAGTCAGGAAAAGCTGGGCCTGACGCTGTGCTACAGGACCGACGACGAGGAGGACGCAGCCATTTAT GTGGAGCCAAACAGTTTAGCAGGAAGAGACGGCCGCATTATAAACGGAGATCGCATTCTCCAG ATAAATGGCTGTGGGGTGCAAGATAGAGAGAGGGCGGTTTCCCTGTTGTCGGGAGAAGATGCAAAGAGCATTGTCCTGCTGGTGACAAGGCCGGAGACGCAG CTGGAAGAGGATGTGTGGCTTGATGATGATCAACAGGAGCTTGTGGAAGAACTGAAGATCCTGAAGGAAAGGGAGGAGGGTCGGAGGAAAGATGAG GCAAAGGAAGAAAGGACAACTGACACTTCCAACGGTCAAGACAAAGACAGCGGGTTTGGATGTAGTACAGACAGTCCGGACAACCAACCTTTACTGGCCAGACTCTACAGGAGGAGTCCAGCCCAGTCCTTGAGGGAACAATGGCGAGCACAGCATCCACACACAAAACAAGCTTCTGTGCAGGACTCTAAAAGCCAAAGTCGAGAGGAGCTAGTGAGTATTCACAGTGGTGGAAGCGGGATCTTAGGTTTGGAGAACCACTTCCAGCAACTGCTGGAACTCAAGTGTCAAATCCGGAACGGCGTAGAGTGCGGCGTGTACTCCATACGACACAGCATCGAGTGTAGTCTCACAGAGAGGGAAAGAGACGAGGACCTAGAGGAGGGCGAAGGGATGGAGCAAGAGTTGAGGGTGTTAAATGAAGAGCTGCGTAACATCGAGCTAGAGTGCCAAAACATCATGCAAGCTCATCAGCTCCGCCAAGCACAACAGATGGATTCCTCCTGCTCATCCTCGCCAGGCAGGAGGCTCAGGGATGAGCGCAAGAGCCACAGCAGGCTTGCTGACATCCATGAACACCCAGAAGGTGATAAGATCCGAgagaaggacagctccagtgcCTACAACACGGCAGAGAGCGCGCGATCCACTCCGTTGGGTAAGGAACGATCTCCTGAGCACTCCCTGCAGAGACGCATCAGCATTACTAACCAGAAGAACCTCCAGATGCCTTCACCCACGCCCTCCAGCTTCATCCCCATCCCAAAGCCTCAGGGATTAGCCAACCAAGGTGGCCAACCGGATCCTTGTGCAGTTTTCTCCAGCAGCCCAGACCAGAGTAACCCTTCTCGATCAGAATCCGACCCAGCGCTGCCTGCGGACGATGAGAGGTGCGAGAAAAGGGGTAGAACCAAAGATTCAAAGAGAAACCTTCCACTTGCCTCGTACCAAACCACCCCTTACCAAGGCTCAATTGGAACACGACAACTTCAG AGCTACATGCAACTGCTACAACAACACTCTTCCTTGGAGTATTCCCAGAGCCAAATGAGTTTGCTCAGTGTCTGCAGAGATCCACTGAACCGGATTGGTCTACCAGGAGAACCCCATCTAGAGTGGAAGGTCAAAGTCCGGAACGACGGGTCTCGCTACGTGGCCCGGAGACCCGCCCGTGACCGCATCCTAAGGGAGCGAGCGCTACGAATCCGGGAGGAGCGCAGCGGTGGCATGACCACGGATGACGACGCGATGAGCGAGATGAAGATGGGCCGCTACTGGAGCAAAGAGGAGAGGAAGCAGCACCTGGCCCGGGCCAGGGAGCAGAGAAAGAGAAGGGAGTTCATGCAGAAGAGTCGCTTCGAGTGTCTCAAGGAGGCTTGTGCAAGCGACGGCCGCAAGGAGATGAACATCTTGGAGCTGAGTCACAAGAAGATGATGAAGAAACGGAACAAGAAGATTCTGGACAATTGGATGACCATTCAGGAGCTGATGAGTCACGGGGCACGAGCGCCGGAGGGCTCCAAAGTCCATAACGCCTTCTTATCTGTTACGACGGTTTAG
- the pdzrn4 gene encoding PDZ domain-containing RING finger protein 4 isoform X1 — translation MGCNLCTLRKREEHYKLLYEIAQVNGRNFSKAEQDDPIVVQVLRPSRAPVAQCQEEAAACVTDVCTQTDITFEHIMALAKLRPATPPVPDICPFLLSDSCHSIHAMEHDFYECPEYLSNTPAEVGRTEEYVYEEVVLCRQNSQEKLGLTLCYRTDDEEDAAIYVSQVEPNSLAGRDGRIINGDRILQINGCGVQDRERAVSLLSGEDAKSIVLLVTRPETQLEEDVWLDDDQQELVEELKILKEREEGRRKDEAKEERTTDTSNGQDKDSGFGCSTDSPDNQPLLARLYRRSPAQSLREQWRAQHPHTKQASVQDSKSQSREELVSIHSGGSGILGLENHFQQLLELKCQIRNGVECGVYSIRHSIECSLTERERDEDLEEGEGMEQELRVLNEELRNIELECQNIMQAHQLRQAQQMDSSCSSSPGRRLRDERKSHSRLADIHEHPEGDKIREKDSSSAYNTAESARSTPLGKERSPEHSLQRRISITNQKNLQMPSPTPSSFIPIPKPQGLANQGGQPDPCAVFSSSPDQSNPSRSESDPALPADDERCEKRGRTKDSKRNLPLASYQTTPYQGSIGTRQLQSYMQLLQQHSSLEYSQSQMSLLSVCRDPLNRIGLPGEPHLEWKVKVRNDGSRYVARRPARDRILRERALRIREERSGGMTTDDDAMSEMKMGRYWSKEERKQHLARAREQRKRREFMQKSRFECLKEACASDGRKEMNILELSHKKMMKKRNKKILDNWMTIQELMSHGARAPEGSKVHNAFLSVTTV, via the exons GTGAACGGCAGGAACTTCTCCAAGGCGGAGCAGGATGACCCCATCGTGGTCCAGGTTCTACGGCCCAGCAGAGCTCCAGTGGCCCAGTGCCAGGAGGAGGCGGCGGCGTGCGTGACGGACGTGTGCACGCAGACGGACATCACCTTCGAGCACATCATGGCGCTGGCCAAGCTCCGGCCCGCCACGCCGCCCGTCCCTGACATCTGTCCCTTCCTTTTGTCTGACAG CTGTCACTCCATCCACGCAATGGAACACGACTTTTATGAATGTCCCGAGTACCTGTCCAACACACCGGCAGAAGTGGGGAGGACTGAAGAGTATGTTTATGAG GAAGTGGTGCTGTGCAGACAGAACAGTCAGGAAAAGCTGGGCCTGACGCTGTGCTACAGGACCGACGACGAGGAGGACGCAGCCATTTATGTAAGCCAG GTGGAGCCAAACAGTTTAGCAGGAAGAGACGGCCGCATTATAAACGGAGATCGCATTCTCCAG ATAAATGGCTGTGGGGTGCAAGATAGAGAGAGGGCGGTTTCCCTGTTGTCGGGAGAAGATGCAAAGAGCATTGTCCTGCTGGTGACAAGGCCGGAGACGCAG CTGGAAGAGGATGTGTGGCTTGATGATGATCAACAGGAGCTTGTGGAAGAACTGAAGATCCTGAAGGAAAGGGAGGAGGGTCGGAGGAAAGATGAG GCAAAGGAAGAAAGGACAACTGACACTTCCAACGGTCAAGACAAAGACAGCGGGTTTGGATGTAGTACAGACAGTCCGGACAACCAACCTTTACTGGCCAGACTCTACAGGAGGAGTCCAGCCCAGTCCTTGAGGGAACAATGGCGAGCACAGCATCCACACACAAAACAAGCTTCTGTGCAGGACTCTAAAAGCCAAAGTCGAGAGGAGCTAGTGAGTATTCACAGTGGTGGAAGCGGGATCTTAGGTTTGGAGAACCACTTCCAGCAACTGCTGGAACTCAAGTGTCAAATCCGGAACGGCGTAGAGTGCGGCGTGTACTCCATACGACACAGCATCGAGTGTAGTCTCACAGAGAGGGAAAGAGACGAGGACCTAGAGGAGGGCGAAGGGATGGAGCAAGAGTTGAGGGTGTTAAATGAAGAGCTGCGTAACATCGAGCTAGAGTGCCAAAACATCATGCAAGCTCATCAGCTCCGCCAAGCACAACAGATGGATTCCTCCTGCTCATCCTCGCCAGGCAGGAGGCTCAGGGATGAGCGCAAGAGCCACAGCAGGCTTGCTGACATCCATGAACACCCAGAAGGTGATAAGATCCGAgagaaggacagctccagtgcCTACAACACGGCAGAGAGCGCGCGATCCACTCCGTTGGGTAAGGAACGATCTCCTGAGCACTCCCTGCAGAGACGCATCAGCATTACTAACCAGAAGAACCTCCAGATGCCTTCACCCACGCCCTCCAGCTTCATCCCCATCCCAAAGCCTCAGGGATTAGCCAACCAAGGTGGCCAACCGGATCCTTGTGCAGTTTTCTCCAGCAGCCCAGACCAGAGTAACCCTTCTCGATCAGAATCCGACCCAGCGCTGCCTGCGGACGATGAGAGGTGCGAGAAAAGGGGTAGAACCAAAGATTCAAAGAGAAACCTTCCACTTGCCTCGTACCAAACCACCCCTTACCAAGGCTCAATTGGAACACGACAACTTCAG AGCTACATGCAACTGCTACAACAACACTCTTCCTTGGAGTATTCCCAGAGCCAAATGAGTTTGCTCAGTGTCTGCAGAGATCCACTGAACCGGATTGGTCTACCAGGAGAACCCCATCTAGAGTGGAAGGTCAAAGTCCGGAACGACGGGTCTCGCTACGTGGCCCGGAGACCCGCCCGTGACCGCATCCTAAGGGAGCGAGCGCTACGAATCCGGGAGGAGCGCAGCGGTGGCATGACCACGGATGACGACGCGATGAGCGAGATGAAGATGGGCCGCTACTGGAGCAAAGAGGAGAGGAAGCAGCACCTGGCCCGGGCCAGGGAGCAGAGAAAGAGAAGGGAGTTCATGCAGAAGAGTCGCTTCGAGTGTCTCAAGGAGGCTTGTGCAAGCGACGGCCGCAAGGAGATGAACATCTTGGAGCTGAGTCACAAGAAGATGATGAAGAAACGGAACAAGAAGATTCTGGACAATTGGATGACCATTCAGGAGCTGATGAGTCACGGGGCACGAGCGCCGGAGGGCTCCAAAGTCCATAACGCCTTCTTATCTGTTACGACGGTTTAG